One part of the Dysidea avara chromosome 10, odDysAvar1.4, whole genome shotgun sequence genome encodes these proteins:
- the LOC136268576 gene encoding aarF domain-containing protein kinase 1-like: protein MFRLRRYKKVLAFSAVSAASLWLLEHYSEANSLWSSFRIVRFGRAASAALNVCIGYQFSPTITDGSSDKEKATRSELHHQSAICLRDMCSKNGGLFIKAGQVVASMDYLFPHEYVEVFKIFHSDAPQSSLRQLKQVLGKELGQNVDDIIEEFVPTPLGAASLAQCHKVYLKDGRTVAMKIQHPNVKATSSADVKTIEFLVYCASWLFPSFQFNWLVEEIKRNLPNELDFICEAQNMEKFSKLFTQFPFIKAPTVHWDLTTRSVLTMEFCEGGKINDFQYMKQRGIDCTEVSWKLGRLYSEMIFVNGYIHCDPHPGNVLIRKDADRETEIIMLDHGLYTQLTDEFRLTYCNLWQGMLKGDTEVVKHNCQLLNAGNLYPLLASMVCAQTWDSIANAELDKGPPSSTEKAHIKKYVIQYSSEITQLLATVPRDLLLIFKTNDLVRSVERSLGTRHSATGFITMSKCCVRAVANNSIKHSNGLLMTVTAKLKMYYQLLILHLYELWHNFV, encoded by the exons ATGTTCAGACTGAGGAGATACAAGAAAGTTTTAGCTTTTTCTGCAGTTAGTGCGGCATCTCTGTggctattagagcattacagtGAGGCTAATTCACTATGGTCGTCATTTAGAATTGTGAGGTTCGGGAGGGCTGCATCTGCC GCACTTAATGTTTGCATTGGATACCAATTTTCTCCAACCATTACTGATGGCAGCAGTGATAAAGAAAAAGCAACAAGATCAGAG TTACACCATCAGTCGGCGATATGTCTAAGAGACATGTGTAGCAAGAATGGTGGACTGTTCATCAAAGCAGGACAAGTAGTAGCATCAATGGATTATTTATTTCCTCACGAATATGTTGAAGTGTTCAAAATATTCCACAGTGATGCACCACAGTCCTCCCTTCGACAGCTTAAGCAAGTCTTAGGCAAAGAACTTGGTCAAAATGTTGATGATATTATTGAGGAATTTGTACCCACCCCACTGGGTGCTGCATCATTAGCTCAGTGCCACAAAGTTTATTTGAAGGACGGAAGAACAGTGGCCATGAAGATACAACATCCAAATGTAAAGGCTACGTCTAGTGCTGATGTTAAGACGATTGAA TTTTTGGTCTACTGTGCTTCATGGTTGTTTCCAAGTTTCCAGTTCAACTGGTTAGTGGAGGAAATCAAGCGCAACTTACCAAATGAGTTAGACTTCATATGTGAAGCTCAGAATATGGAGAAATTCTCTAAATTGTTTACACAGTTCCCTTTTATTAAG GCTCCCACTGTACACTGGGACCTAACTACCAGGAGTGTCCTAACAATGGAGTTCTGTGAAGGAGGAAAGATTAATGACTTTCAATACATGAAGCAGAGAGGAATAGATTGCACAGAG GTTTCGTGGAAGTTAGGAAGGCTATACAGCGAGATGATATTTGTTAATGGGTACATTCATTGTGACCCTCATCCTGGAAATGTCCTCATTAGAAAAGATGCAGACAGAGAAACTGAAATTATAATGCTTGACCATGGTCTCTATACT CAATTGACTGATGAGTTTCGACTTACCTACTGCAACCTCTGGCAAGGAATGTTGAAGGGGGACACTGAAGTAGTTAAACATAATTGTCAGCTGCTAAATGCTGGGAATCTCTATCCATTACTTGCTAGCATGGTGTGTGCACAAACATGGGACAGTATAGCAAATGCTGAACTTGATAAAGGTCCTCCTTCTTCAACTGAA AAAGCTCACATCAAGAAATACGTAATTCAATACTCTAGTGAGATCACTCAATTATTGGCTACTGTTCCACGTGATTTATTGCTCATTTTCAAGACCAATGACCTAGTCCGCAGCGTGGAAAGATCACTTGGCACAAGACACAGTGCTACAGGCTTCATCACTATGTCGAAGTGTTGTGTTAGGGCAGTTGCTAATAACAGTATTAAACATAGCAATGGTCTACTCATGACAGTAACTGCTAAACTAAAAATGTATTACCAACTTTTAATACTACACTTGTATGAATTATGGCATAACTTCGTTTAA
- the LOC136268577 gene encoding eukaryotic translation initiation factor 5-like: MAINVNRDNPDQFYRYKMPPLVAKVEGKGNGIKTVIVNAEAVGKALERPPTYICKFFGCELGAQTQMDAKNSRYIVNGSHEVARLQDLLDGFIKKFVLCPECENPETALIVSSSKTKISQDCAACGYHGLLDMRHKLTTHIVNNPSGQSATAGGGGKKGRKGKKSQQRKGKDSPTESPTSPEKDGFKFDENTKDSKSGSDDNDDDENDEWSVDTSEDAVKARMEKMSNGVATLTMHSDLEKTSAERVDLFYKFTKGIISAGGVSRLAKDLSTVKAEAERLDMFDKAAGILAELLFDKDILNQVTVYRPIFLQFVYGKTKSQKHLLDAVEGMVATDHPELMAKVPHILKALYDSDLVEEEAFFEWHTKMPKKQIIAAELATKIRSIATPVIEWLRSAEEESSSDEDEVKVVYSDKQKGSGGGIIVQEEAAKEENIDDIDIEAI, from the exons ATGGCAATTAACGTCAACCGAGACAACCCAGACCAATTCTACCGATACAAGATGCCTCCTCTAGTGGCTAAG GTCGAAGGGAAAGGCAATGGTATAAAGACAGTGATTGTGAATGCTGAGGCTGTTGGAAAAGCTTTGGAAAGACCACCAACCT ATATATGCAAGTTCTTTGGGTGTGAGCTTGGTGCTCAGACCCAAATGGATGCCAAGAACAGTCGCTACATTGTCAATGGGTCGCATGAGGTGGCCAGGCTACAAGATTTGCTGGATGGGTTCATCAAGAAGTTTGTCCTCTGCCCAGAATGTGAAAACCCCGAAACTGCTTTG ATTGTGTCTTCCTCCAAGACCAAGATCAGCCAGGATTGTGCTGCATGTGGCTATCATGGATTACTGGACATGAGGCACAAGTTGACTACCCACATTGTTAATAATCCTTCAGGACAATCTGCAACAGCTGGTGGTGGTGGAAAGAA GGGTAGAAAAGGAAAGAAGAGCCAACAGCGTAAGGGGAAAGATTCTCCTACAGAATCTCCTACTTCTCCAGAAAAGGATGGATTCAAGTTTGATGAAAACACAAAG GACAGTAAGAGTGGTTCTGATGATAATGACGATGATGAAAATGATGAGTGGAGTGTGGACACATCAGAGGATGCTGTAAAGGCTCGGATGGAAAAGATGTCAAATGGTGTTGCCACTCTTACCATGCACAGTGACCTGGAGAAGACATCAGCTGAAAGGGTAGACCTCTTCTACAAGTTCACAAAG GGCATTATCAGTGCTGGGGGAGTATCTCGTCTTGCTAAGGATCTTAGTACTGTGAAAGCTGAGGCGGAACGTCTAGACATGTTTGACAAGGCCGCTGGCATTCTGGCAGAGCTGCTGTTTGACAAGGACATCTTGAACCAAGTTACAGTCTACCGTCCCATCTTCTTGCAGTTTGTATATGGCAAGACCAAATCTCAGAAACACCTtctggatgctgtggaaggaaTGGTGGCTACAGATCACCCAGAACTGATGGCTAAGGTGCCACACATCCTTAAAGCACTCTATGATAGTGATCTGGTGGAGGAAGAGGCATTTTTTGAATGGCATACCAAG ATGCCAAAGAAGCAAATAATAGCTGCTGAATTAGCCACCAAGATACGTAGCATTGCAACGCCAGTTATAGAATGGCTACGCAGTGCTGAGGAAGAAAGCTCTAGTGATGAAGATGAGGTCAAG GTTGTTTATTCTGACAAGCAGAAGGGTTCCGGAGGTGGTATCATAGTGCAAGAGGAAGCTGCAAAGGAAGAAAACATAGATGATATCGACATTGAAGCGATCTGA